A DNA window from Pseudorasbora parva isolate DD20220531a chromosome 5, ASM2467924v1, whole genome shotgun sequence contains the following coding sequences:
- the tmem177 gene encoding transmembrane protein 177, with product MASRFLRFSVFIQKYRTPLLLVGCGGVFSANIFYHAFPDYTYRKVYQAWHKGEPASLSEKLENVFQEVLKDSAVSSPRNFSAFAAFGFHPVGAGVPWLPSGVKIGLPANFNSTTEDPSGITNRTILINGKELEWDSDSGIALKNSLVFSSEAQKFAIAREVARLRAGGPVLHAAVAPACLAGACIYSVALKQIFGLQAGSIIFRAGVNMVALGLGVVSYIMSSDALSQWLDYSSDRRAACLSSDYAKGGLEFYEKILTRNKTLRSLMGPKGEEMYAPSGNLFPGHLLQLRHATYTSRRDGILNLLKNEKV from the coding sequence ATGGCTTCGCGCTTTCTGAGATTCTCCGTGTTTATTCAGAAGTATCGGACTCCTCTGCTCCTTGTCGGATGTGGTGGGGTGTTCTCTGCCAACATTTTTTATCATGCTTTCCCAGATTATACATACAGGAAAGTGTACCAGGCCTGGCACAAAGGAGAACCTGCCAGCCTGTCGGAGAAGCTTGAGAACGTCTTTCAGGAGGTGCTAAAAGATTCTGCTGTCAGCTCCCCTAGAAACTTCAGTGCATTTGCTGCTTTCGGCTTTCATCCGGTTGGGGCTGGTGTTCCCTGGCTTCCCTCTGGAGTAAAGATCGGCCTCCCAGCCAACTTCAATAGCACCACTGAGGATCCATCGGGCATCACTAATCGCACTATTCTCATCAATGGCAAAGAGCTGGAGTGGGACAGTGACTCAGGCATTGCTCTCAAAAACTCCCTGGTGTTTTCTTCAGAGGCACAGAAGTTCGCTATAGCCAGAGAAGTGGCCCGACTGAGGGCTGGGGGTCCCGTTTTGCACGCTGCAGTGGCTCCAGCGTGTCTGGCTGGAGCTTGTATATATAGCGTAGCCCTCAAGCAGATATTTGGGCTCCAGGCTGGTTCCATCATCTTCAGGGCCGGCGTTAATATGGTTGCACTGGGTTTAGGAGTCGTGTCGTATATCATGTCATCTGATGCTCTGAGCCAGTGGTTGGACTACAGCTCGGACCGCCGTGCGGCATGTCTGTCTAGTGATTATGCAAAGGGTGGATTAGAGTTCTATGAGAAAATCTTGACACGGAACAAGACCCTGCGCTCTCTTATGGGCCCTAAAGGGGAAGAGATGTACGCCCCCAGTGGAAACTTGTTTCCTGGCCACCTGCTGCAACTCAGACATGCAACGTACACATCTAGACGGGATGGAATTTTAAATCTTTTGAAAAATGAGAAAGTATGA
- the mrasa gene encoding ras-related protein M-Ras, producing the protein MATSAVPSDNLPTYKLVVVGDGGVGKSALTIQFFQKIFVPDYDPTIEDSYLKHTEIDGQWAILDVLDTAGQEEFSAMREQYMRTGDGFLIVFSVTDKASFEHIDRFHQLILRVKDRESFPMVLVANKVDLVHLRKVTNEQGCEMAAKHNITYIETSAKDPPMNVDRAFHELVRVIRQQVPESSLKNKKKTKWRGERAMSSHKPHCVIL; encoded by the exons ATGGCAACCAGCGCGGTCCCTAGCGACAACCTCCCGACGTACAAATTGGTGGTTGTTGGAGACGGAGGCGTAGGAAAGAGTGCTCTTACAATCCAGTTTTTCCAAAAGATTTTTGTGCCAGATTATGATCCTACTATTGAAGACTCCTACTTGAAACACACAGAGATCGATGGCCAGTGGGCTATTTTGGATG TTTTAGACACAGCAGGTCAAGAGGAATTTAGCGCTATGCGAGAGCAGTACATGAGGACTGGTGACGGATTCCTTATTGTGTTCTCTGTGACGGACAAGGCCAGCTTTGAACACATCGACCGGTTTCACCAGCTCATCCTACGAGTGAAAGACCG AGAGTCTTTCCCCATGGTTTTGGTGGCTAACAAAGTGGACCTGGTGCATTTGAGGAAAGTGACAAATGAACAGGGCTGTGAGATGGCCGCCAAACACAAC ATTACTTACATTGAAACAAGTGCCAAGGATCCCCCAATGAATGTGGACAGAGCTTTTCATGAACTAGTCAGAGTTATCAG ACAGCAAGTTCCAGAGAGTAGtctgaaaaacaagaaaaagaCGAAGTGGCGTGGAGAAAGAGCCATGAGTTCTCACAAGCCTCACTGTGTGATACTGTGA